Genomic segment of Hoplias malabaricus isolate fHopMal1 chromosome 14, fHopMal1.hap1, whole genome shotgun sequence:
ACACTTTTACTCATTTTTatgttatgttttaaaaaataaacagtttatATACAATAAAGAGTTTAATCTTATCAGTGTTTAGTCTTAGCTCAGTGACCCTGTGAGACCCCTGGACTTTGCAAAAGCGTAGTCCTTTAAATGTGGGTCTCATTTTAGTCTTTTAAAAGTCTAGTGTATGGTTAGGAAAAAGaggcacaaatttaaaaaactgCCGATTTCAACACAAAAAATAGGATATTTGTGAAGTTTAATATGTCAGAATTGCTTATCATTATCTTAaataggggtggcacggtggcgtagcaggtagtgtagcagtcacacagctccaggggcctggaggttgtgggttcgattcccgctctgggagactgtctgtgaggagttggtgtgttctcctgtgtcggcgtgggtttcctccgggtgctccagtttcctcccacagtccaaaaacacacgttggtaggtggattggtgacacaaaagtgtccgtaggggtgtgtgtgtgtgtgtgtgttgccctgtgaaggactggcgccccctccagggtgtattcccgccttgcgcccaatgattccaggtaggctctggacccaccgtgaccctgaataagcgcttacagataatgaatgaatgaatatcttaaATAGATGTCTTCAGAATATTACTCCATCTGCACCACTATGTTTAATGAAGTCATTATCAGTTATTCATTGCACATCAGCATTTGATGTTTAAGCAGTGATGCACCTTTATTTATTATAGAAACTGGGAGAGGTGTGAGCAGAATTAATCATATTTACAATAAAGAATTACCTCaaaaattaatataacatttttaaatacagaccGACCCCCCCAGGGACtacttttttattgtgttttttttttcaaactttaTTTTCCAGACAACAGACAGTTTGCCAAAATTACCCAATTGTATTTATGAACATTACATATGTCCAAAggtaatatatttcaaatagaATTGGCGCATCAGGATGGCCAAGATCGACAGATATAGTTTCATGCAACTGAGCTATATCCGAAGGGAAGAGACATCCAGACATTCATCTTGGACGAGTCTCATATGTTTTCCCCAGAGATGCCACAGATAGGGAATAATTCGACAGACTACATTAGCATTGTAACTGTTCAGGAAAATATACTGTGTCTGGAAAAGCCATTTCTTTACTCCAGTCAAATGCTGAAAAACTTTACAATAAAACCCTTGAATGATTACATAGGCATAAATTACGTTTAGAATCAATACAGATATTTGATGTATGTGTACACATGTACCCAAGTCCATTTATGGTCAGGAAACTGCCtacaggagagaaaaaaaaggaaaagaataCGCTCTTATGTTCACTGAAGCAAGCCTACATCAGTGGCACCATCTGCTGGCAGCTCATTGTGGAAATAGCTAAATGAGCTGTATGTATGATTTTCATACAGATTGGTTTGTGGGTCTGCACTGGGCACTGATTTAGCAGCTGAAAAACACATCACTGCCGAAACTTGTCCTAGTTATTATAACACCAGGGTAGACTACGGAGTCACTCGAGACCAAAGAGATATATTTAACAGGACCACAAATGAAGATTTGGAGATGGATTCTAACCTGACGTCAAAGCAGAACAAAATAATGTGAAACTGTGCCTAATCTGGGTCTCCAAGTCTCTCTTTTTTTGGTTAGAAAAGATCACTGTGGGTTCAGCAACTCCAGTAATGCACTGTTGTCTGGACAAAGATCTGCAGGTAAGCGTGATCTGTTATCCTTCATGGTTCTCAACACAGGGAAACTGCTCACCAAcaagtcacacacctccaggtgGCCTTGCTCAGCAGCCTGTACAGAAGAGGgcacagagacaaaaaaaaaacactcttaaTATGCAATTACATACAGAAAAGAATCACTGCTGGTTCCTTCGAAAACTTTACTTACTGAACaagttttgaaaatgtttacatcaaaataataataataaaaaaatcctcCATATTTAGTCCTAAAAAAGGATTAAATTGTTATAGGACAATTGTTCTTAACCTGGGGTTGCGaggttgttttaaaaaaaagaaaaagaaaaaaaacataagatGCAAACGTGGACATCATGATTTTGATGTCCCGTGCAGACCCACCCACCAATCATCATTTCTCTCTAAACTGTTCTTACATGTTATGACTGAAACTGATTTGtattgaattaccacagaagggTCTGTGTGCATCACTCTGTATCGGCTGCATTTTCGAAATTGCTCTATTTTATTGGTGGATTAATACGCAGACATTTCCTAACctgataaacattcattcattatctgtaaccgtccagagcctacctggtatcattgggcacaaggcgggaatacaccctggagggggcgccagtccttcacagggcaacacagacacacacacattcactcacactcacacctacggacacttttgagtcaccaattcacctaccaacgtgtgtttttggactgtgggtggaacccggagcacctggaagaaacccacacagacacagggagaacacaccactcctcacagacagtcacccggaggaaacccacgcagacacagggagaacacaccacactcctcacagacagtcacccggaggaaacccacgcagacacagggagaacacaccacactcctcacagacagtcacccggaggaaacccacgcagacacagggagaacacaccacacttctcacagacagtcacccggagcgggaatcgaacccacaacctccaggtccccagagctgtgtgactgtgacacttcaCAGTCACAGTCCTTCACGTTGTGTTAAAACATCATAACGAATgaaccagtagaaatgctccaaaattacttggaataaaaccttttgAATTGACGTCCTTAAAGTTGCTTTTTTGGTAGACACTCTTTTTTTCACCCCAGAAAAGGGTCACACTGTGAGAAAATGTTAAGAAGTATACAGCATTCATGGTGCtcgctgttttatttttaatgtgtagAAACTTCTTACACTGCCATCATCCAGTGTATGTGTTCAGTAGCAGTCTTATCAAAATAATCCAACTGAACTGTAGACTTTGTGGTGCACTCAGTTCAGCCGTTCCCATCATAACTGGAGTCAAATCAGACTGTAAGATTGACACCAGCTGCTTCAGTAGTATTAATATTTTCTTGCAACATTATTAGCTATGAACAACCTTTAACCTTATGGAGTGGTGTTAATCCATCATCATCAGTAAGGCAGGGGTCTGCTCTGTGGGTCAGCAGCAGCTTGACAATAGCCAAGTGGCCACAGTAGGCCGCTCTGTGCAGGGCAGAGGCTCCACCAGAGGTTTGGGAGTTAGCACAGGCCCCATGGTCCAGGAGCAGCTCACACACTGACCGATGACCTGCCCGACTGGAGTAGTGCTGTAACACAAATCACGATCAGATGAACGGTAAACCTggcacaaaaatacacatttccaACTGGCAGTTAGTGTTCCCCTCAAAGCGTGTTGACTGATCCAATTACACAGTTTGAACATTACGGTTCTGAGATTGTAATCCAATTGTTACACCCTTAAACACTGATGTTTAGCAACCTTTAACCAAGCAATACCCAGTGGGTTTCCTGCTGACCAGAGCAGTGTAGCTGGACTGATCCTTGGTGTTTGGATCAGTTCCCTTTCTTAAAAAGGACTTGACCCTCTCCAGGTCACCATCCAGAGCTGCTGACCATATACCTGTTAAAGAGGAAATGTATGTATGTTAATTAATGCAGCAGACCATAACTTGTTGAAGACGTACAGAAAATGTGTGGTCACCTCTCTCAAAGTCCATCTCTTCGAGGGTTTGGTGGACGCTTGGTGTGGAGCGGTGAGCACCGCAGGAGCACTGTGTACCATGGGAGTCCATCTTGAGGTTACAGAATTTAGATACTGCCTACACAGTAatatttaaacaacatttgactggtacttaACACATTCAACGCTCTCACCCAGCAGTTCTCtaatgttttattacattatgtTATCTCTACAtatgttttattacaaataGAAATCTATTTATGTTAAAGAGGATTTATTGCAAactcgatatatatatatattttttacatttaattctggTCATTGTGAACCAAATATAACCTTTAGGACTGGACCTTACAGAAGCTGTGGTTCTTTACTCACTGAGATTCAGCAGGAAGCTGGagataaattaattaaacataataGTTTTCTG
This window contains:
- the ankrd39 gene encoding ankyrin repeat domain-containing protein 39 isoform X1, whose protein sequence is MDSHGTQCSCGAHRSTPSVHQTLEEMDFERGIWSAALDGDLERVKSFLRKGTDPNTKDQSSYTALHYSSRAGHRSVCELLLDHGACANSQTSGGASALHRAAYCGHLAIVKLLLTHRADPCLTDDDGLTPLHKAAEQGHLEVCDLLVSSFPVLRTMKDNRSRLPADLCPDNSALLELLNPQ
- the ankrd39 gene encoding ankyrin repeat domain-containing protein 39 isoform X2, coding for MDFERGIWSAALDGDLERVKSFLRKGTDPNTKDQSSYTALHYSSRAGHRSVCELLLDHGACANSQTSGGASALHRAAYCGHLAIVKLLLTHRADPCLTDDDGLTPLHKAAEQGHLEVCDLLVSSFPVLRTMKDNRSRLPADLCPDNSALLELLNPQ